The genomic stretch CAGCGCCTCGGTCATGACGTTCGAGCACGACGGCAAGATGTTCAACCTGCTCGACACGCCGGGGCACGAGGACTTTTCCGAAGACACCTATCGCACCCTGACCGCCGCCGACTGCGCCATCATGGTGCTGGACGCCGCCAAGGGGATCGAACCGCAGACGCTGAAACTGTTCGAGGTCTGCCGCCTGCGCGACATTCCGATCATCACCTTCATCAACAAGCTGGACCGAGAGGCCCAGGACCCGATGACCCTGCTGGACGACATAGCCAGCCGCCTTCAGTTGGACCCGGCGCCGATCTGGTGGCCGGCTGAGAGCGGCAATCGTCTGCGCGGCATGGTCGAGGTCGGCACCGGCCGGTTCCAGCCCTATACCCGCAAGATCGCCGGTTCAGCCGAGGATCCCGAACACCCCGCCGCCCTGCCGCTGGACCAGGCGGCGCAATATTTCGAGGCGGGCGAGCAGGACAACCTGGCCGAGGCGGTCGAACTGGTCGAGGGCGGCTATCCGGCCTTTGACCGCCAGGCCTTCCTGGAGGGCCATATGACCCCGGTCCTGTGGGGGTCGGCCCTGCGCCATTTCGGCATCGACGAACTGCTGAAGGCCATCGGCGACTGGGCCCCGGCGCCCAAGGTGATGAAGGCCAGGAAGGAATCCCCGCCCGAGACCCGCAACGCCCCCGCCCCCGTCGATACGGTGGTCGAGCCCGGCGCCGACGAGGTCACCGGCTTCGTCTTCAAGGTCCAGGCCAATATGGACCCCAACCACCGCGACCGGATCGCCATGTTCCGCATGGCCTCGGGCGCCTTTAAGCGCGGCATGAAGCTGAAGGTCCAGAACACGGGCAAGTCCCTGTCGGTCAATGCGCCGATCATGTTCTTCGCCAGTGACCGCGAACTGGCCGACGACGCCTTCGCCGGCGACGTGATCGGCATTCCGAACCACGGCGTGCTGCGGGTCGGCGACAGCCTGTCGGAGAGCGGCGTGGTCCGGTTCGCCGGCCTGCCGAACTTCGCGCCTGAAATCCTGCAACGGGTGCGGGTCAAGGATCCACTGAAGGCCAAACACCTGAAGAAGGCGCTGGAAGGCCTGGCCGAGGAAGGCGTGACCCAGCTGTTCCGCCCCGAGATCGGGGCCGACTTCATCGTCGGCGCCGTGGGCCAGCTGCAGTTCGAGGTCATGGCCGACCGGCTGGGCGAGGAATACGGCCTGGACGTCGTCTTCGAACCCAGCCCCTACGCCGAGGCCCGCTGGGTCAACGGAAGCGATGCGGACATCGAGGACTTCTCGGGCAAATACCGCCCGCAGATGGCCCGCGACATCGACCAGGCTCCGGTCTTCCTGGCCAAGTCGAGCTGGGAAACCGGCTATGTCGGCGAACGCTTCCCCAAGGTGGCCTTCACCAAGACCAAGGAGCGGGGTTAGCCCCGCGCCATCGCCTCCTGGATCACCGTCGTCGACTTGTCCGGCCCCAGGCCGTAGGCGACGGCGGCGCGGTATTTCCCGTCCGGCCCCATCAGATAGACGGTCAGGGAGTGGTTCATCGTATAGGCCTCCCCCTCGCCGACCTTCTCGTAATAGGCGCGGTAGGCCTTGGCCGCCTGGGCGACCTGGTCCGGCGTGCCCGTCAGGCCGATGGTCCCCCTGGGGAAGCCGTCTGAGGACAGATAGTCCTTCAGCTGCTGGGGCGTGTCGCGTTCGGGGTCGATGCTGACGAAGACGATCTGGAGGTCGTCGGCCTTGTCGCCCAGCCGCTGCTGCACCGCCGCCATCTCGGCCAGGGTGGTGGGGCAGAACTCGGGGCAGTAGGTGAAGCCGAAGAAGACCAGGCTCCATTTGCCGTTCAGCATCGTCTGATCAACGGTTGCGCCGTCCTGGTTCACCAGCTGGAAATCGCCGCCGACCAGGGGCTGGCCGGTGGAGGTGACCTCGGCCGTCGCGGGGGCGCGGCCCGACACCACCACCACGGTGACGATGGCCAGGGCGGCGGCGATGGCGATACAGGCGCCCGCGAACAGCAGGATGGAACGACGCGGCATGACGACCTCTGACGAAAACCTCGGACCCGGTCTATAGAAGGCCCGTGACCTCGACAGAAGACCGCATCGCGCCGCACGCCCCCGCCGGACTGTCCGAGGCCGGATGGGGCGACGCCCCGCGTCGCGGCCGGGGATTTTCGCTACGCACCCTGATCGTCCTGCGCTGGTTGACGATCCTGGGGCAGAGCGCCGCCATACTGACGGCGTCGCAGGGCCTGCACTTCCCCCTGCCGCTCTGGCCCTGCCTGATCGTCATCGCCGTCAGCGCGGCGGTGAACGTCGGGGCCATGGCGCGGGTGCGGCGACTGGAGGCCAGCCTGCCGGACGGCCGGACCACGGCCATCCATCTGGGATTCGACATCTTCCAGCTGGGCGTCCTGCTGGGCCTGACGGGGGGGCTGGAGAACCCCTTCTGCCTGTTGCTGGTGGCGCCGGTGACGATCGCGGCGGCGGCCCTGCCCGCGCGCCAGGCCGTGACCCTGGGCCTGCTGGCCCTGATCGCGGTGGGGGTGCTGTTCTTCTGGTCCGAGCCCCTGCCCTGGCGGCCCTACGAGAATTTCCACCTGCCGCTGCTCTACCGGCTGGGCATGGTCATGGCCCTGGTGACGGGCGTGGTCTTCACCGCCGGCTACGCCTGGCGGGTGGCGGCCGACGCCGAGAAGTTGGAACTGGCCCTGGCCACCACCCAGGACGTCTTGCAACGCGAGCAGCGTCTGGCGGCCCTGGGCGGGCTGGCGGCGGCGGCGGCGCATGAGCTGGGCACGCCCTTGGCGACCATCCAGGTCGTGGCCAAGGAGTTGCAGCGCGCCTCGGCTCCCGACAGCGACGCAGCAGAGGACGCCGCCCTGATCCTGCAACAGGCGGAACGGTGCCGGGGCATTCTGGCCCAGCTGTCGCGACAGCCGGAGGGGGACGACGCCCTGTACGCCGACGTGGCGCTGAAGGCCCTGCTGGAAGAGGTGGTTGAGCCGCACCGGGGCTTTGATCTGGAATTCGAAGTGCTGGTGAAGACCCCGCCCGGCCAGCCCGCGCCGCGCGTGCGCCGCCTGCCCGAGGTGGTTCACGGCCTGTCCACCCTGGTCGAGAACGCCGCCGACTTCGCCGCCTCCACCGTGCGGGTCCAGGCCCAGGTCGACGCCGGCTGGATCGAGATCGCCATCCTGGACGACGGACCGGGCTTTCCCAGCGACATCCTGCCCCGATTGGGCGAGCCCTATGTGACCAGCCGCCCCCACGGCAAGGCGCGCCTGGCCCTGGCGGCCCAGATCGCGGCCGCCGCCTCGGGCGCACGCCTGACCCGGCCGGACACGGCGGTGGCGCCCAGCCAGGGCGGCATGGGCCTGGGCTTCTTCATCGCCCGCACCCTGCTGGAGCGGACCGGCGGCGTGGTCAGCGTGGGCCAGGGCCTGTCCCGGCCGGAGGCCTCGTCCGAGGGGCGCGCCCCCCTGCGCGGCGCCCGTGTGGCGGTGCGTTGGGCCCGCCCGGCGCTGGAAGTCGCCTCATAAACGGTCCGAACCGCACCGACGCCCGTATTGGGTCGAAGCGTCGCAGGCGATAGCTTGATCTTGACCGAACGGCCTTGCGTGCCGACTTGAAGCGGCAGGAGAACAGAATGTCCGAACTCGAGACCCGTATCGCCAGCCTGGCCGACAAATCCTTGCTGTTGCTGGACGACGATCAGGCCCTGCGCACCCGCATGGGCCGGGCGCTGGAATCGCGCGGGTTCGAAGTGACCACCGCCGGCTCCGTCGCCGAGGCCCATCAACTGTTGCGCGACAAGGCCCCGGCCTTCGCCGTGCTGGACATGCGGCTGGACGACGGCAACGGCCTGAAGATCGTCGAGGCGGTGCGCGAGAAGCGCGAGGACGCCCGCATCGTCATGCTGACCGGATACGGCGCCATCGCCACCGCCGTGGCGGCGGTCAAGGCCGGGGCGGTCGACTATCTGTCCAAGCCCGCCGACGCCGACGACGTGGTCAAGGCCCTGCTGGCCACGGCCGACGAGGCGCCCGAGCCGCCGGACAATCCGATGAGCGCCGACCGGGTGCGCTGGGAACATATCCAGCGGGTCTACGAGCTGTGCGACCACAATGTCTCGGAGACCGCGCGCCGTCTGGGCATGCACCGCCGCACCCTGCAGCGGATCCTGGCCAAGCGCGCGCCGCGTTAAGACCTAGCCGGTCTTGCCGAGCAGCCGGCCCAGACGGGCCAGCTGCGGCTTGACCATCGGCATGGTCAGCATGGTCGATCCCACGGCCATCAGCAGCAGGGCGGTGAAGGTCTCGTTGGTGATGATCTGCTTGTCCAACAGGATGTTGGCGAAGATGATCATGATCAGGGCCTTGGTCTGAAGCAGCCAGCCGATGATCGAGGCCTCGCCCTTCTCCCACTTCAGGATCCGGCCGGCCATATGCACCCCGGCCAGCTTGCCCGCCACCGAGGCGACCAGCAGCACCGCCGCCGCCGCGAACACCGCCACGCCGCCGACGTCCCACTGGGTCCGCAAGCCCGTCGACAGGAAGAAGACCGGCATCATCGCCAGCAGGACATGGTTGCGGAACAGGTCCATCCTGGCCTGGTCGAACCAGCGGTGATCCAGCACAGCCCCGGCCAGAAACGCCCCGACCATGAAGTGCAGGCCCGACCAGTCGCCGGCGAAACCGCAGGCGGCCAGCCAGATCAGGGCGACGTACCAGCGGTCCGACTCCGGCAGCCGCTTCATCAGCCGGCGCACCGCCCAGGCCGCCACGGCAAACCCGATCAGGAAGCCGGCCTGACGCCCGACCCTCTCCCAATCCAGCAGGATCAGGGCCAGCACCCCCCAGATGGCGATGTCGTCCAGGCTGGCGTAGCGCAGGATCCGCTGGCCGATCGGCCGGCGCAGGATCTCCAGCTTTTCCATGAACAGGATCAGGATCGGCAGGGCGGTCACGGCGCAGGCCATGCCGATCCCCAGCACCACCTGCCAGGTCTGGCCCTTTGGCCCGGACCAGCCGGGGAATTGCAGCATGCCGAGCGCCGCCAGGGACCCGAGGGCCAGGGGCGCGATCAGGGCCAGGCCCGAGGTGACGGCCGTCTCGCCGCGCTTCTCCCACGCCTGATGCAGATCCAGCTCCAGACCGGCGATGAAAACGAAGATCATCACCGCCCACCAGGCCACGCCGTTCAGGGCCGTGATCACCTGGGGATTGAACACCGTGTCGTAATAGGCCGGAAAGGCCGCCCCCAGCACGCCCGGCCCCAACAGGATGCCGCCGACGATCTGCACCACCACCAAGGGGGCGTAATGATCGGTCTTCAGGCCGCGCCAGACCAGATAGGGCAGGCTGAAGATGATCAGCATGGCGATCAGATACAGCTCGGTCGTATTCATCACATGCGGCATCACACCCCTCCCAAGGCGACGCTTCGCCCCCTGCGCCGCCCCGCCTTGGCCGGCGGATGTCACGCACACGAGACGCCCTAGCGGGCGAAACTTGGAGCGGGCGATGGGAATCGAACCCACGACATTCAGCTTGGGAAGCTGACGTTCTACCTCTGAACTACGCCCGCGCGAGGTCTTCCTTAGACGCAGGTCTGGCGCGGCTCAAGACGGCGGGGCAAGGTCTTGTCCGGGGGAGGATCCAAAATGCGCAGAGGCAACGACGGAGGCGGCCAGGGCAGCCTCGGCTTCGGCTGTCTTGCGGCCGCAATACTGGCGGCGGCGATCGCGGCGGCGCTGTGGGTGATCTTCGCCTGGGGCGTCAACCTGGCCTGAGCGCCGCCGCCTTCCGTCTATTCTACTCGACGCTTTCGACGGCGACGCCGCGCGACTTCAGGATCGACTGGACGCTGTCGTCGCCGGTCAGGTGGGCGGCGCCCACGGCGATGAAGGCGGTGCCGGAGCCCTGGAGCTGGGTCTGGATCTGGTCGGCCCAGTCGGTGTTCCGGTCGACCAGAATCACCTTGTGCAGCTCCGGGGCGTCGGTTTTCATCTCCTCGACGACGATCTCGTCCAGGGCTTTGACGTCGCCCTTGGCCCAGGCCTCGACCATGGAGTCGAGGACGACCACCGCCTGGTCATAGTCCTTCAGCGTCTCGCGCAGGAATTCCATTTGGACGTCGTCGGGCAGGGTGGCCAGCATGCCGATCTGGTCTTCAAGGGTCTCGAAGCCGTGAATGGTCTTGCCGGCGGCCTCGGCGCGCGCCTTCAAGGCCGGTTCGACGCCCGACTGAGGATCGTAACCCGCCTTGACCAGAGGAGCGACCGAGAGGGACAGGGCGGCCAGCCAGGGTTTCAGCGGATCGAGCTGGGCGGCCGAGGCGCCGATGCTCTGGGCGGCGACGTCCAGCTGGGCCAGTTCATCGGCCGTGAGACGGCTGGACAGAGGGGCCTGGGGCGACAGACCATACTGCTGGATCAGGGGCATCATGGCCGCCTGGTCGTCAGCGTTGGTGACCTCGAACCAGATCTCCGAGGCGCTGTCGAAGGCGGTGTTGACGCGCGGGCTGGCCCAGCCGGTGGTCGGGCGCAGCACATGGACCGTGCCGAACAGATACAGGGTCGAGTCCGCATCCTTGACCACCCACAGGGCCGGTCCCTGGCCCTGGATGGCGGGCGCGGCGGCGGCTGGAGCCGGGGCGGCCTGAGCCAGGGCCTGGGCAGGCGCGCCGGCGATGGCGAAGACCAGGGCCAGGCCGGCGGCGACGCCGACGACGCCCTGGGCCAGATTGGAGACGGAGGATTTCAGGCGTTTGGAAAGGGTCATGATTGGTTCCTCGGTTGGAAAATGCGGAAACGTTGGGGCTTAGGCGAGCCCGCGACGGGCGGACACGACGGCGGAGACAAACAGGTAGAGGGTCATCAGGACGGCGTAGACGTCCCAGGCGGTGAGCGGCGGCAGCAGGCTGAGCCGCTCGGCTGCCGCCCACAGGAACAGCAGCCCCTGTCCCAGGAAGAAGGTCGCGGTGGCGGCCTCCAGGGTGGTGCGGCGCAGCAGTTCATCGACGCCGCGCCACATCCTGATGTTCAGCACCGTATGAAGGGCGAACAGCAGAATGATCAGACCCATCGCCAGGCCGCCGGCCAGTCCCGCCAGAGCGAAGGCCAGGGGCAGCAGCAGGATGAAGCCGGAGAAGCCAAGGACCGCCGCCTGGAAGCGGGCCTGACCGACCTCCTCCGGCGAGGCGGGCTCTTCCAGATGATACATCCGGGCCAGACGACGCGGGTCCAGACTGATGACCATGACCGCGCCGGCGCCGATCATCAGGGCGATGCCGGTCAAGGCCGCCAGAGCGTCTGACCATCTCAGGTCCAGGCCGTCCAGGGCGTCCGGCCCGATCAGCTGGGGCAGGAGCGTTCGGCCGAAGACATAGCCGGCGGCGCCCATGACCGCGCCGAAGCCGAAGCCGACCAGCAGACGACGCGGCAGGCGTGGATTTTTGGGGGAAGAGACGGTCATCCGTCGTTCTCCTGTTCCGAAAAAATGGATTCGATGGGTTGGGCGAAGATCCGGGCGATCTTGAAGGCCAGAGGCAGGGAGGGGTCGTAGCGACCGGTCTCCAGCGCATTGACCGTCTGGCGCGACACGCCCAGCAGTTCGGCGAGATGGGCCTGGGACCAGTCGCGTTCGGACCGCAACACCTTGAGGCGGTTGTTCATGGTTCAGCCCTCACCGGCGCTTCCACCACCACCAAGCCCAGGCGACGCCGTAGCCGAGCAGCATCAGCAAAATCATCGCATAGGCGCCGATGGCCGCATGGATGGCGGGGTCATCCCGGTCGAAGAAGGTGAAGGGAAGACGCCATTCCGACGCCTGGGGCAGGAAGGACAGAATAATCGCGATGCCGCCCAGCATCATGCCCGTCGAGCCGCCCCAGAACCAGGCGGACTTGTGAGCCTCGCGCGCCGCCTCATCGATCGAGCGCATCCACAGCACGGCCGTCCATAGGGCGGCGGACATAAGCCCGACACCCAACACGCCGAGCACGACTGGCGCGACCGCCACCTCAAACCGGGCCATGGCGTCAGGGTCGTCGGCGAAGACATAGCCGACCGCGTATCCAGCGACGCCGGAGAGGATGATCAGGACGACCATGGCTACAGCCGAGCCGATCAAGATTTTCACGACAGTCCTCGGCATGGAATGCCTCCTTGTCCTTATGACAAGGAAACTTTACCTCGCGACCCGCGCCTGTCAAGCACCCTTGTCAAAGAGACAAGCTCAGTTGTCTGCCGGTCCCGTCAGCTCCGGTCGGGTGATGAGGCGCGGCTGGGTTTCGACCTGGGCCAGGGCGGGAATTTCCTTGCCCTCGTGGTCCACCTGCAGATCCTCGAACCGGCGGGCCGAGACCATGACCTGGCTCTCCAGCGAGCCGACGAACTGGTTGTATTTCCCCACCGCCTGATCCAGCGCCCGACCCACCGCCGAGGCATGGCCGCCCATGACCGACAGCCGCTTGTAGAGTTCGCGCCCCAGGGCCGCGACCTTGTCGGCATTGGCCGCCTGTTCCTCGGCCCGCCAGCCGTAGGCGACGGCCTTGCACAGAGCGAACAGGGTGGAGGGGGTGGCGATGACGACCCGCGACTCCATCGCGTCCGACAACAGGTCCGGCGCATGGTCCAGGGCGGTGGCCAGGAAGCTGTCGCCCGGCACGAACAGGACGACGAAATCCGGGCTGGGCTTGAACTGGTCCTGATAGGCCTTGGACGACAGCTGGCGCACATGGGTCTTCAGGCTGGCGGCGATGCGCAGGCCGACCGAGCGGGCGCGCGCCTCTTCGTCGCCCTCCTCGTCGTCAAAAGCCAGCGGCACCTTGGCGTCGATCACGAACAGGCCGCCGCCGGGCAACCGCACCAGGAAGTCGGGCCGGTTCTGACGCCCCTCGTCATCTGCGCTTGAGGTCTGTTCGGTGAAGTCGAACCGCCCGGCCATGCCCGCGGCCTCCAGCACATTGCGGCAGGTCTGTTCGCCCCAGCGACCGCGCCGCCCGGTGTTGCCGCGCAGGGCCTCGGTCAGCTTGCGCGCCTCGTCTCGCGTCGCCGACGAGGCCGCCATCAGCTGGGTCAGCTGTTCCTTCAGACCGCCGGTCTCCTCGGCCCGGGTCTTCTCCAGCGCCGCCACATGTTCCTGAAACTTGGTCAGGGTGTCGGCCACCGGCTTCAGCTGGGCCGCCATCCGCTCGCGCGCCAGCTGGTCCTGGGCCCGGAAGGTCTCGGTCGCGCGACTGACCATCTGATCCGCCACCACCTGAGCCGACTGGGCCGCCTGGGCCTTCAGCAGCTCGCCCATGGTGACCCGACTCTCCTCGACCAGATCGATCCGCGCCAGAGCCGCCGACAACGCCCCCTGCGCCCTCTGCCACCCCATATAGGCCCACAGAAAACCGCCCCCCAGGGCGGCGGCGAGAACGGCGAGGATCAGCGCGAGCATGTTCATGCTCCGTTCCTAGCCGGAGTCGGCCTCCCGGAAAAGCCGGTGAGTGGCGGATTACGCCGGCCGTCGGGCCCGCATGGCTTGAACGATGGTGCCGTCGTCCAGCCAGTCCAGTTCGCCGCCCACCGGCACGCCGCGCGCCAGGGAGGTGACCTGGACGTCGGGGCCGGCGATGCGTTCGGCGACATAGTGGGCGGTGGTCTGGCCGTCGACGGTGGCGGGCAGGGCCAGGACGACCTCGCGCACGGCGCCGCCCCCCTCATTCTGGTGTCTGACTCTACCGACCAGTTCGGCGATGCGCAGATGTTCGGGGCCGACCCCGTCCAGGGCCGACAGCAGGCCGCCCAGCACATGATATTTGCCGCGGAAGGCGCCCGACCGCTCCATGGCCCACAGGGCGCCAGCCTCTTCGACCACGCAGATCAGGCCGTTGTCGCGCGATCCGTCCGAACAGATGGCGCAGGGGTCGCGGGTGTCGGGCGCGCCGCAGACCGAGCAGGACACAACCTTCTCGGCCGTCTCGGCCAGGGACGCCGCCAGCGGCACCAGCAGTTGCTCGCGCCGCTTCAGCAGGGCCAGGGCCGCGCGCCTGGCCGAGCGCGGACCCAGGCCCGGAAGCTTGGCGAGAAGCGAGATCAGCCGCTCGATCTCAGGGCCCGCAGACGCCGCCATCAGAACAGTTTCGGCATTCCGGGAATATTCATCCCGGCCATGGGGCCGGCGGCCTCGCGCATCAGGGCGTTGTTCGCCTCGTCCAGCTTGCGCTTGGCGTCGGCGTGGGCCGCCACGATCAGATCGGCCAGGATCTCGCCCTCGCCCGGCGTCAGCAGGCTGTCGTCGATCCTGACCGCGGTGATCTCGCCCGCCCCCTTCAGGGACACGCTCACCAGCCCCCCGCCCGAGGAGCCCTGGGCTGAGGTTTCGGCCATCTTCGCCTGGGCGTCCTGCAGCTTTTGCTGCATCGCCTGGGCCTGCTGCATTAATTGGGTCAGGTCTTTCATCCCCCCTAGATAAGGCGAAGCCGGGCCGGGCGACAGGGGGTGTTGGTCGCATCAATGGAAACGA from Brevundimonas sp. SL130 encodes the following:
- a CDS encoding DNA recombination protein RmuC — its product is MNMLALILAVLAAALGGGFLWAYMGWQRAQGALSAALARIDLVEESRVTMGELLKAQAAQSAQVVADQMVSRATETFRAQDQLARERMAAQLKPVADTLTKFQEHVAALEKTRAEETGGLKEQLTQLMAASSATRDEARKLTEALRGNTGRRGRWGEQTCRNVLEAAGMAGRFDFTEQTSSADDEGRQNRPDFLVRLPGGGLFVIDAKVPLAFDDEEGDEEARARSVGLRIAASLKTHVRQLSSKAYQDQFKPSPDFVVLFVPGDSFLATALDHAPDLLSDAMESRVVIATPSTLFALCKAVAYGWRAEEQAANADKVAALGRELYKRLSVMGGHASAVGRALDQAVGKYNQFVGSLESQVMVSARRFEDLQVDHEGKEIPALAQVETQPRLITRPELTGPADN
- a CDS encoding cation:proton antiporter; the encoded protein is MPHVMNTTELYLIAMLIIFSLPYLVWRGLKTDHYAPLVVVQIVGGILLGPGVLGAAFPAYYDTVFNPQVITALNGVAWWAVMIFVFIAGLELDLHQAWEKRGETAVTSGLALIAPLALGSLAALGMLQFPGWSGPKGQTWQVVLGIGMACAVTALPILILFMEKLEILRRPIGQRILRYASLDDIAIWGVLALILLDWERVGRQAGFLIGFAVAAWAVRRLMKRLPESDRWYVALIWLAACGFAGDWSGLHFMVGAFLAGAVLDHRWFDQARMDLFRNHVLLAMMPVFFLSTGLRTQWDVGGVAVFAAAAVLLVASVAGKLAGVHMAGRILKWEKGEASIIGWLLQTKALIMIIFANILLDKQIITNETFTALLLMAVGSTMLTMPMVKPQLARLGRLLGKTG
- the recR gene encoding recombination mediator RecR → MAASAGPEIERLISLLAKLPGLGPRSARRAALALLKRREQLLVPLAASLAETAEKVVSCSVCGAPDTRDPCAICSDGSRDNGLICVVEEAGALWAMERSGAFRGKYHVLGGLLSALDGVGPEHLRIAELVGRVRHQNEGGGAVREVVLALPATVDGQTTAHYVAERIAGPDVQVTSLARGVPVGGELDWLDDGTIVQAMRARRPA
- a CDS encoding ActR/PrrA/RegA family redox response regulator transcription factor, yielding MSELETRIASLADKSLLLLDDDQALRTRMGRALESRGFEVTTAGSVAEAHQLLRDKAPAFAVLDMRLDDGNGLKIVEAVREKREDARIVMLTGYGAIATAVAAVKAGAVDYLSKPADADDVVKALLATADEAPEPPDNPMSADRVRWEHIQRVYELCDHNVSETARRLGMHRRTLQRILAKRAPR
- a CDS encoding SCO family protein gives rise to the protein MPRRSILLFAGACIAIAAALAIVTVVVVSGRAPATAEVTSTGQPLVGGDFQLVNQDGATVDQTMLNGKWSLVFFGFTYCPEFCPTTLAEMAAVQQRLGDKADDLQIVFVSIDPERDTPQQLKDYLSSDGFPRGTIGLTGTPDQVAQAAKAYRAYYEKVGEGEAYTMNHSLTVYLMGPDGKYRAAVAYGLGPDKSTTVIQEAMARG
- a CDS encoding ActS/PrrB/RegB family redox-sensitive histidine kinase; amino-acid sequence: MTSTEDRIAPHAPAGLSEAGWGDAPRRGRGFSLRTLIVLRWLTILGQSAAILTASQGLHFPLPLWPCLIVIAVSAAVNVGAMARVRRLEASLPDGRTTAIHLGFDIFQLGVLLGLTGGLENPFCLLLVAPVTIAAAALPARQAVTLGLLALIAVGVLFFWSEPLPWRPYENFHLPLLYRLGMVMALVTGVVFTAGYAWRVAADAEKLELALATTQDVLQREQRLAALGGLAAAAAHELGTPLATIQVVAKELQRASAPDSDAAEDAALILQQAERCRGILAQLSRQPEGDDALYADVALKALLEEVVEPHRGFDLEFEVLVKTPPGQPAPRVRRLPEVVHGLSTLVENAADFAASTVRVQAQVDAGWIEIAILDDGPGFPSDILPRLGEPYVTSRPHGKARLALAAQIAAAASGARLTRPDTAVAPSQGGMGLGFFIARTLLERTGGVVSVGQGLSRPEASSEGRAPLRGARVAVRWARPALEVAS
- a CDS encoding peptide chain release factor 3; this encodes MTLTLPEEAAKSSRTLAAEAARRRTFAIIAHPDAGKTTLTEHILLAGGAIRAAGAVRARGENRRTRSDWMKIEKERGISVSASVMTFEHDGKMFNLLDTPGHEDFSEDTYRTLTAADCAIMVLDAAKGIEPQTLKLFEVCRLRDIPIITFINKLDREAQDPMTLLDDIASRLQLDPAPIWWPAESGNRLRGMVEVGTGRFQPYTRKIAGSAEDPEHPAALPLDQAAQYFEAGEQDNLAEAVELVEGGYPAFDRQAFLEGHMTPVLWGSALRHFGIDELLKAIGDWAPAPKVMKARKESPPETRNAPAPVDTVVEPGADEVTGFVFKVQANMDPNHRDRIAMFRMASGAFKRGMKLKVQNTGKSLSVNAPIMFFASDRELADDAFAGDVIGIPNHGVLRVGDSLSESGVVRFAGLPNFAPEILQRVRVKDPLKAKHLKKALEGLAEEGVTQLFRPEIGADFIVGAVGQLQFEVMADRLGEEYGLDVVFEPSPYAEARWVNGSDADIEDFSGKYRPQMARDIDQAPVFLAKSSWETGYVGERFPKVAFTKTKERG
- a CDS encoding TraB/GumN family protein — translated: MTLSKRLKSSVSNLAQGVVGVAAGLALVFAIAGAPAQALAQAAPAPAAAAPAIQGQGPALWVVKDADSTLYLFGTVHVLRPTTGWASPRVNTAFDSASEIWFEVTNADDQAAMMPLIQQYGLSPQAPLSSRLTADELAQLDVAAQSIGASAAQLDPLKPWLAALSLSVAPLVKAGYDPQSGVEPALKARAEAAGKTIHGFETLEDQIGMLATLPDDVQMEFLRETLKDYDQAVVVLDSMVEAWAKGDVKALDEIVVEEMKTDAPELHKVILVDRNTDWADQIQTQLQGSGTAFIAVGAAHLTGDDSVQSILKSRGVAVESVE
- a CDS encoding helix-turn-helix transcriptional regulator, giving the protein MNNRLKVLRSERDWSQAHLAELLGVSRQTVNALETGRYDPSLPLAFKIARIFAQPIESIFSEQENDG
- a CDS encoding YbaB/EbfC family nucleoid-associated protein, producing the protein MKDLTQLMQQAQAMQQKLQDAQAKMAETSAQGSSGGGLVSVSLKGAGEITAVRIDDSLLTPGEGEILADLIVAAHADAKRKLDEANNALMREAAGPMAGMNIPGMPKLF